The following proteins come from a genomic window of Polyangia bacterium:
- a CDS encoding peptidoglycan DD-metalloendopeptidase family protein yields MARRRRKRRSVEIRNSLRLGALLMALVGVNIYVFFFNRHTAPRDVLNLQSTSKTMEMQKQEVVKKDAESARGKLRQPTKAERATTLALPSPAANAVGAPAVASNTPAPPKPLYEIPFAPPDESLPPVDEAPSGPVEKTIGNTDTLGALLAREGFGTQGGKVVAALSRLCDPKLIRGGQHYLVRTDEAGAPESFEYHPTAVSRYLIEKQPDGSWKGRKVEQPVNIRTVEAAGVVESSLYESVQKSGEATSLVSLMVELFAWDVNFYVDTHPGDHWKVIVEKQYLGGQFYKYGALLAAEYGGKVGTFRAFYWKPPSSKTPGKYYDEHGQAIAKTMLKTPLRYVRISSKFDRKRFHPILHVEKAHLGIDYAAPVGTPVWASASGRVVEAQMKRGSGNTVVINHANGLATRYYHLSRFAPGLRVGQMVRQKDVIGFVGTTGLSTGPHLHFSLTKNGAFVDPSKMQVTRDPSVPERAAFLEAIRPRVAALKLLQPAAIARAE; encoded by the coding sequence TTGGCACGTAGAAGACGCAAACGGCGCTCGGTCGAGATCCGCAACTCGCTGCGCCTGGGTGCGCTGTTGATGGCCCTGGTTGGCGTCAACATCTACGTCTTCTTCTTCAACCGCCACACCGCCCCGCGCGACGTACTGAACCTGCAGTCCACCTCCAAGACGATGGAGATGCAGAAGCAGGAGGTCGTGAAGAAGGACGCCGAAAGCGCCCGGGGCAAGCTGCGGCAGCCGACCAAGGCCGAGCGCGCGACCACGCTGGCGCTGCCCTCGCCCGCGGCCAATGCGGTCGGCGCGCCGGCCGTCGCGTCGAACACGCCGGCGCCGCCAAAGCCGCTCTACGAGATCCCCTTCGCGCCGCCCGACGAGAGCCTTCCACCCGTCGACGAGGCCCCGTCCGGGCCGGTCGAAAAGACCATCGGAAACACCGACACGCTGGGCGCGCTGCTGGCGCGCGAGGGCTTCGGCACGCAAGGCGGCAAGGTGGTGGCAGCCCTGAGCCGCCTTTGCGATCCCAAGCTGATTCGCGGCGGGCAGCACTATCTGGTGCGCACCGACGAGGCGGGCGCCCCCGAATCGTTCGAGTACCACCCGACCGCGGTCTCGCGTTACCTGATCGAAAAGCAACCCGACGGTTCCTGGAAGGGCCGCAAGGTCGAGCAGCCGGTGAACATCCGCACCGTCGAGGCGGCGGGCGTGGTCGAATCGTCGCTGTACGAATCAGTGCAGAAATCCGGCGAGGCCACCTCGCTGGTCAGCCTGATGGTCGAGTTGTTCGCCTGGGACGTGAACTTCTATGTCGACACCCACCCGGGCGATCACTGGAAGGTGATCGTCGAGAAGCAGTACCTGGGCGGGCAGTTCTACAAATACGGAGCGCTGCTGGCGGCGGAGTACGGCGGGAAGGTGGGCACCTTTCGCGCGTTCTACTGGAAGCCGCCGTCGTCAAAGACGCCCGGCAAGTACTATGACGAGCACGGCCAGGCCATCGCCAAGACCATGCTGAAGACGCCGCTGCGGTACGTGCGCATCAGCAGCAAGTTCGACCGCAAGCGCTTCCATCCCATCCTGCACGTGGAGAAAGCGCACCTGGGCATCGACTATGCGGCGCCGGTGGGGACGCCGGTGTGGGCGTCGGCGTCGGGTCGGGTGGTCGAGGCGCAGATGAAGCGGGGGTCGGGCAACACCGTGGTCATCAACCACGCCAACGGCCTGGCCACGCGCTATTACCACCTGTCGCGGTTCGCGCCTGGCCTGCGCGTCGGGCAGATGGTGCGGCAAAAAGACGTGATCGGCTTTGTCGGGACCACTGGTCTGTCGACGGGGCCGCACCTGCATTTCAGCCTGACCAAGAACGGCGCCTTCGTCGATCCCAGCAAGATGCAGGTGACGCGCGATCCGTCGGTGCCCGAGCGGGCAGCGTTTCTGGAAGCCATTCGTCCCCGGGTGGCGGCGCTGAAGCTGCTGCAACCGGCGGCCATCGCCCGCGCCGAGTGA
- the pssA gene encoding CDP-diacylglycerol--serine O-phosphatidyltransferase — translation MDFRKTYYILPNLFTLSSVFCGFISISLSASGQGGADLYQAALAICFGFFFDTADGRVARLTRTQTDLGRELDSLADVITFGAAPGMLVYKWGLTSFGRGGIFIAGLYVCAGAMRLARFNVLSRREEEAGHHDPGKYTLGLSIPAAASVLVLMVLATHSLPYRVLSESFVAGVVLTLSYFMVSRIRFRSFKDVRFNRKTVGLLLLALGCGALVAMNGVTKALIFLVMITAYIILGITESIIFMKRRFVENRQARAQAAAQAAPATEEAQQDEDVLRELGAFDQPEDPKSA, via the coding sequence GTGGACTTCCGGAAGACCTACTACATTCTTCCGAATCTGTTCACGCTCTCCAGTGTCTTCTGCGGGTTCATCTCCATCTCGCTGTCGGCGTCGGGGCAAGGCGGAGCCGATTTGTACCAGGCTGCGCTGGCCATCTGCTTCGGTTTTTTCTTTGACACCGCCGACGGCCGCGTCGCCCGCCTGACCCGCACCCAGACCGATCTCGGGCGCGAGCTGGATTCACTGGCCGACGTCATCACCTTCGGCGCGGCGCCGGGGATGCTGGTCTACAAGTGGGGCCTGACCAGTTTTGGCCGCGGCGGCATCTTCATCGCCGGCCTCTACGTCTGCGCGGGCGCCATGCGCCTGGCCCGCTTCAACGTCCTGTCGCGCCGCGAGGAAGAGGCCGGCCACCACGACCCGGGCAAGTACACGCTGGGCCTGTCCATCCCCGCCGCCGCCAGCGTGCTGGTGCTGATGGTTCTGGCCACGCACTCGTTGCCTTACCGGGTTCTGAGCGAGAGCTTCGTCGCCGGCGTGGTGCTGACGCTGTCGTATTTCATGGTCTCGCGCATTCGCTTCCGGTCGTTCAAGGACGTGCGCTTCAACCGCAAAACGGTGGGCCTTTTGTTGCTGGCGCTGGGCTGTGGGGCGCTGGTGGCGATGAACGGCGTGACCAAGGCGCTGATCTTTTTGGTGATGATCACCGCGTACATCATCCTCGGCATCACCGAGTCGATCATCTTCATGAAACGGCGTTTCGTCGAAAATCGGCAGGCCCGCGCCCAGGCCGCCGCCCAGGCTGCCCCCGCCACCGAGGAAGCCCAGCAAGACGAGGACGTCCTACGCGAGCTGGGTGCTTTCGATCAACCCGAGGATCCCAAAAGCGCCTGA
- a CDS encoding lysophospholipid acyltransferase family protein, which translates to MVVTIVLATLAIVSGLFDRSGDTVLHLAKFWSRLVLGVAGVKVVVHQRAPLEGKRPYIFMANHLSAADIWSLYVAIPIPVRMIAKKQLSKLPMVGWAMSVGKFIFIDRQNGTSARRSIDEAKRRIHEGTSVLIFPEGTRSRDGKLGLFKKGGFHLAANSGADIVPVGIRGTRDVIPKGSVLIRKGVVSIEIGEPIPTADIPEADRPALMVRVRELVAGMTGQELAEPPAEPPPP; encoded by the coding sequence GTGGTTGTCACAATTGTGCTGGCCACCCTGGCGATCGTCAGCGGTCTGTTTGATCGCAGCGGCGACACCGTTTTGCACCTGGCGAAGTTCTGGTCGCGGCTGGTGCTGGGCGTCGCCGGCGTGAAGGTGGTGGTGCACCAGCGGGCGCCGCTGGAAGGCAAGCGGCCGTATATCTTCATGGCCAACCACCTGAGCGCCGCCGATATCTGGTCGCTTTACGTGGCGATCCCTATCCCGGTGCGCATGATCGCCAAGAAACAACTGAGCAAGCTGCCTATGGTCGGTTGGGCGATGAGCGTGGGCAAGTTCATCTTCATCGACCGCCAGAACGGAACCTCCGCCCGCCGCAGCATCGATGAGGCCAAGCGCCGGATCCACGAGGGGACGTCGGTGCTGATCTTTCCGGAGGGTACCCGCTCGCGTGACGGCAAGCTGGGCCTGTTCAAGAAGGGCGGATTTCACCTGGCCGCCAACTCGGGGGCCGACATCGTGCCGGTGGGCATTCGCGGCACCCGCGACGTGATCCCCAAAGGGAGCGTCCTCATCCGGAAAGGCGTGGTGAGCATCGAGATCGGCGAACCGATCCCCACCGCCGACATCCCCGAGGCCGATCGCCCGGCGCTGATGGTGCGGGTGCGCGAACTCGTGGCCGGAATGACCGGCCAAGAGCTGGCCGAGCCGCCCGCGGAACCGCCGCCCCCCTGA
- a CDS encoding MXAN_2562 family outer membrane beta-barrel protein, translating to MTGQFLRATALSIALGTAALTLPTARALAQPMLPDEAKQYRSSQNFAFEVRFGPYTPDIDSEFSTPGRTPYKTFFGSGSRLMSQIEFDWQILHRVGSLAVGAGVGYFSATADSPAANGSGLTADTSNLQIIPFSLSAVYRFDYLFQERQIPVVPYGKFGFDYDLWRIDDANGQIATDARGGHARGGVFGWHVAAGLALVLDFIDPDAARSFDDELGVNHTSIFVEFSHADISGLGEPNKIHLGDTTWAAGILFEF from the coding sequence ATGACCGGGCAATTTCTGCGGGCCACGGCGCTGTCGATCGCGCTGGGGACCGCCGCCCTGACCCTCCCGACGGCGCGGGCGCTGGCGCAGCCGATGCTGCCCGACGAGGCCAAGCAATACCGCAGCTCACAAAACTTCGCCTTCGAGGTGCGCTTCGGTCCCTACACGCCGGACATCGATTCGGAGTTCAGTACGCCCGGCCGCACCCCTTACAAAACTTTTTTCGGCAGCGGCAGCCGGCTGATGTCGCAGATCGAATTCGACTGGCAGATCCTCCACCGCGTCGGCTCGCTGGCCGTGGGCGCAGGCGTCGGCTACTTCTCCGCCACCGCCGATAGCCCGGCGGCTAACGGCTCGGGGCTGACCGCCGATACATCGAATTTACAAATCATCCCTTTCTCTCTGTCGGCGGTTTACCGGTTCGACTATTTGTTCCAGGAGCGGCAGATCCCGGTCGTGCCTTACGGCAAATTCGGTTTTGACTATGACTTGTGGCGCATCGACGACGCGAACGGGCAGATCGCCACCGACGCCCGCGGTGGTCACGCCCGCGGTGGCGTGTTCGGCTGGCACGTGGCGGCCGGCCTGGCGCTGGTGCTGGACTTCATCGACCCCGACGCCGCCCGCTCGTTCGACGACGAGCTGGGCGTGAACCACACCAGCATCTTCGTCGAGTTCAGCCACGCGGACATCTCGGGCCTGGGCGAGCCGAACAAGATCCACCTCGGCGACACCACCTGGGCGGCGGGCATACTGTTCGAGTTTTGA
- the recN gene encoding DNA repair protein RecN produces the protein MLTLLRIAGFALIDELELPLGPGLTVITGETGAGKSIIVEALGLLRGARASADLIRTGADEARVEAIIELPPQSEVRGRLEAEGRDAEDGLVVRRSLNRSGRGRVHLGGSLATAADLASTVARLIDISSQHDQQSLTDPESQLAILDAFAENEALRAEMVAAHRALADATLSLEAFDADARTRTQREDLLKFQLSELEGARPQLGEDEALRAERERLRGAEKFFAAASRGEEILYAQEAAVTGQIAAVTRELQPLSALDPTLSPLLERLQTAQATVEDVARDLGRYAAGIRSDPARLTEVEERLYLLGRLGRKHGGSLASVIERWQAMTSELNEIGSFEEGLTQRREALARAEAVARAAASALTASRQKAAGGLEKKVNATLRELALGGTRLPVLIETRAEIGPSGADKVQFLFAPNPGDPPRPLARIASGGELSRVMLAVKQALAKTDQVLTYIFDEVDAGVGGGAADTIGRKLQKIAEDRQVVVITHLAQIAACADAHIRVTKTAAQGRTRVHIEAISGKERTGEIARMLGGATPSAEATAHANQMLRRARP, from the coding sequence GTGCTGACGTTGCTTCGGATCGCTGGCTTCGCGCTGATCGACGAGCTGGAATTGCCGCTTGGCCCTGGGCTGACCGTCATCACCGGGGAGACCGGCGCCGGCAAGAGCATCATCGTCGAGGCGCTGGGCTTGCTGCGCGGGGCGCGGGCCAGCGCCGACCTGATTCGCACCGGCGCCGACGAGGCGCGGGTCGAGGCGATCATCGAGCTGCCACCGCAATCGGAGGTGCGCGGGCGCCTGGAAGCCGAGGGCCGCGACGCCGAAGACGGCCTGGTGGTGCGGCGCAGTTTGAATCGATCCGGTCGCGGGCGCGTGCACCTGGGCGGCAGCTTGGCTACCGCGGCGGACCTGGCGTCGACGGTGGCGCGGCTGATCGACATTTCGTCGCAGCACGATCAACAGTCGCTGACCGATCCGGAAAGCCAGTTGGCCATCCTGGACGCGTTCGCCGAGAACGAGGCGTTGCGTGCCGAGATGGTGGCGGCGCATCGGGCGCTGGCCGACGCCACGCTGTCCCTGGAGGCCTTCGACGCCGACGCGCGCACGCGCACCCAGCGCGAAGACCTCTTGAAGTTCCAGCTTTCGGAGCTGGAAGGGGCGCGCCCGCAGCTGGGCGAGGACGAGGCGTTGCGGGCCGAGCGCGAGCGGCTGCGCGGCGCGGAGAAGTTCTTCGCGGCGGCCTCGCGCGGCGAAGAGATCTTGTACGCGCAAGAAGCGGCGGTGACCGGCCAGATCGCGGCGGTGACGCGCGAGCTGCAACCGCTGTCGGCGCTGGATCCGACGCTGTCTCCCTTGCTGGAACGCCTGCAGACCGCGCAGGCTACGGTCGAGGACGTGGCGCGCGATCTCGGTCGATATGCGGCGGGCATTCGATCCGATCCGGCCCGCCTGACGGAGGTGGAAGAGCGGCTGTATTTGCTGGGGCGCCTCGGCCGCAAGCACGGCGGCTCGCTGGCCAGCGTGATCGAACGCTGGCAGGCGATGACCAGCGAGCTTAACGAGATTGGATCCTTCGAAGAAGGTTTGACCCAGCGGCGCGAAGCGCTGGCGCGTGCCGAGGCGGTGGCGCGCGCGGCGGCGTCGGCGCTGACGGCGTCGCGCCAGAAGGCGGCCGGCGGCCTGGAAAAGAAGGTGAACGCCACCCTGCGCGAGCTGGCCCTGGGCGGGACGCGCCTGCCGGTGCTGATCGAAACCCGTGCCGAGATCGGTCCATCGGGCGCCGACAAGGTGCAGTTCCTGTTCGCGCCCAACCCCGGCGATCCGCCGCGGCCGCTGGCCAGGATTGCTTCGGGCGGCGAGCTGTCGCGGGTGATGCTGGCGGTGAAGCAGGCGCTGGCGAAGACCGATCAGGTGCTGACGTACATCTTCGACGAGGTCGACGCCGGTGTGGGCGGCGGGGCCGCCGACACCATCGGACGCAAGCTGCAAAAGATCGCCGAGGACCGCCAGGTCGTGGTGATCACCCACCTGGCGCAGATCGCCGCCTGCGCCGATGCGCACATTCGGGTGACGAAGACAGCGGCACAGGGCCGCACGCGGGTGCACATCGAAGCCATCAGCGGCAAGGAGCGCACGGGAGAGATCGCTCGCATGCTGGGCGGCGCCACGCCGTCGGCAGAGGCCACCGCTCACGCCAACCAGATGCTGCGCCGGGCGCGGCCGTGA
- a CDS encoding aminotransferase class I/II-fold pyridoxal phosphate-dependent enzyme, whose product MKRRIGTQAVQIAREGAVLGPAGESAHNPPLYQTTNFAYPDAAAADAAAAGGGFLYTRQGNPTTQALANAIAALEGAEAGLVFASGMAAIASTVFALARNRDGDGEVLASDGLYGGSIELLRDLGPRHGVNTRFVPAWDLPAVRAAIGPRTRALLVETLSNPLLRVADIPALGALARERGIALIVDATFTSPCLSQPLGQGATVVVHSVSKYIGGHGDLIGGAAAGSAAIIGHIEPYSRLLGSVMDPFAAWLCLRGLRTLPLRMERHCQNAARLADVLASLPAVRRVHFPGRDDHPDRAIATRTLAAPGAMVSFDLADGAAARRAYDRVRIIGRAASLGEVASLLTHPASFSHKAIPRPQREAMGIGEGLLRLSVGIEDVADLEADLRQALDPAA is encoded by the coding sequence ATGAAACGACGGATCGGCACGCAAGCGGTGCAGATCGCGCGTGAGGGAGCGGTGCTGGGACCGGCGGGCGAGAGCGCGCACAACCCGCCGCTGTACCAGACCACCAACTTCGCTTACCCGGACGCGGCGGCGGCAGACGCGGCGGCGGCGGGCGGCGGGTTTCTCTACACGCGCCAGGGAAACCCGACCACGCAAGCGCTGGCCAATGCCATTGCCGCGCTGGAAGGCGCCGAGGCGGGGTTGGTCTTCGCCTCGGGAATGGCCGCCATCGCCTCGACGGTGTTCGCCCTGGCCAGAAACCGAGACGGCGACGGCGAGGTGCTAGCCTCCGACGGACTTTACGGCGGGTCGATTGAATTGTTGCGCGATCTCGGCCCGCGCCACGGCGTCAACACGCGCTTCGTGCCGGCGTGGGATCTGCCGGCCGTGCGCGCCGCCATCGGCCCGCGCACCCGGGCCCTGCTGGTGGAAACATTGTCGAACCCGCTCTTGCGCGTGGCGGACATTCCGGCGCTGGGCGCCCTGGCCCGCGAGCGCGGCATCGCCCTCATCGTCGACGCCACCTTCACGTCGCCGTGTCTGTCGCAACCGCTTGGGCAAGGGGCGACGGTGGTGGTCCACAGCGTTTCGAAGTACATCGGCGGCCACGGCGATCTGATCGGCGGCGCCGCCGCCGGCAGCGCGGCGATCATCGGGCACATTGAACCTTACAGCCGCCTGCTGGGAAGCGTGATGGATCCGTTCGCGGCCTGGTTGTGCCTGCGCGGCTTGCGCACGCTGCCCTTGCGGATGGAACGCCACTGCCAGAACGCCGCGCGCCTGGCCGACGTGCTGGCGTCGCTGCCGGCCGTGCGCCGGGTGCATTTTCCCGGCCGCGACGATCACCCTGATCGCGCCATCGCGACCCGCACGCTGGCAGCGCCGGGCGCCATGGTGTCGTTTGATCTCGCCGACGGCGCGGCGGCGCGGCGGGCCTACGATCGGGTCCGCATCATCGGCCGCGCCGCCAGCCTGGGAGAGGTGGCGTCGCTGCTGACCCACCCTGCGTCGTTCTCGCACAAGGCCATCCCGCGCCCGCAGCGCGAGGCGATGGGGATCGGCGAGGGTCTCTTGCGTCTGTCGGTGGGGATCGAAGACGTCGCCGATCTGGAAGCGGATCTGCGGCAGGCACTGGATCCGGCGGCGTGA
- a CDS encoding NAD(+)/NADH kinase, which translates to MRFGFLLKRGKPEARAIAADLGRVLREKGCELVVLEEDAPALPAARVVTAEALGSSIDALAVLGGDGTLLYAAGLVADHGVPLFGVNLGSLGFMTHYSRADAVVAIQEACAGRLPVDERMRLRVTIHGGAGEGESRSVVNDAVISQAAARLLDLDARLDGAPVAIYKADGLIVSTPTGSTAYTLAAGGPILAPDLEAMVLTPICPHTLTNRPLVVRADSSVTVTNVSEGPVRLTVDGQWDRALPMGAWIDVRKTERPLRLFRAPTSFFGILRQKLSWGERRGERPA; encoded by the coding sequence ATGCGTTTCGGCTTCCTGCTCAAGCGTGGCAAGCCGGAAGCGCGAGCGATCGCCGCGGACCTCGGTCGGGTGCTGCGGGAAAAAGGCTGCGAGCTGGTGGTGCTGGAAGAGGACGCGCCGGCGTTGCCTGCCGCGCGCGTCGTGACCGCCGAAGCGCTGGGCTCGTCAATAGACGCGCTGGCGGTACTAGGCGGTGACGGCACGTTGCTTTACGCCGCCGGGTTGGTAGCCGACCACGGCGTCCCCCTGTTCGGCGTGAACCTGGGCAGCCTGGGTTTCATGACCCATTACAGTCGAGCCGATGCCGTGGTCGCCATTCAAGAGGCGTGCGCCGGTCGGTTGCCGGTCGACGAACGGATGCGGCTGCGCGTGACCATCCACGGTGGCGCCGGTGAAGGTGAATCGCGCAGTGTGGTCAACGACGCGGTCATCTCGCAGGCGGCGGCGCGCTTGTTGGATCTCGACGCCCGTCTCGACGGCGCGCCCGTCGCCATCTACAAGGCCGACGGTCTGATCGTCTCGACCCCCACCGGCTCGACGGCGTACACACTGGCGGCGGGCGGGCCAATTCTGGCGCCCGATCTCGAAGCGATGGTGCTGACGCCGATCTGCCCGCACACCTTGACCAACCGACCGCTGGTGGTGCGCGCCGATTCGTCGGTCACCGTCACCAACGTTTCGGAAGGGCCGGTGCGCCTGACCGTCGACGGCCAGTGGGACCGCGCGCTGCCGATGGGTGCCTGGATCGACGTGCGCAAGACCGAACGGCCGCTGCGGTTGTTTCGTGCGCCGACGTCGTTCTTCGGAATCCTGCGCCAGAAGCTGTCATGGGGCGAACGGCGCGGCGAGCGGCCGGCCTAG
- the rpsU gene encoding 30S ribosomal protein S21, which translates to METLLGRPLEVEVRDSVDKALKILKQKMSKEGILQEIKRRRYYEKPSVKRKRKMREARKRRRREAKRRVIR; encoded by the coding sequence TTGGAGACACTGCTCGGTCGACCGCTTGAAGTTGAAGTCCGCGATTCTGTAGACAAGGCCCTGAAGATTTTGAAACAGAAGATGTCCAAGGAAGGCATCCTGCAAGAGATCAAACGCCGCCGTTACTACGAGAAGCCGTCGGTCAAGCGCAAGCGCAAGATGCGCGAGGCGCGCAAGCGTCGCCGTCGTGAAGCCAAGCGCCGCGTAATTCGCTAG
- the truA gene encoding tRNA pseudouridine(38-40) synthase TruA, protein MSRNLRFLIEYDGTDFAGWQRQPGQRTVQGAIEDAIAAMTGETVLVRGAGRTDAGVHAAGQVANLTLEAAIPTLGLLRGLNSILPPDIALLDVAEAPADFDARFSARGKIYRYQVWNHLVRSPLRARRSWHYRGKLDLDIMRAAAQALCGEHDFRAFRASDCERRTTVRVVRRLEVDCLENLLSLEVEATAFLKNMVRILVGTLVDIGRGRIAPTIIARMLETGDRTIGGVTAPPQGLTLVKVFY, encoded by the coding sequence TTGAGCCGCAACCTCCGCTTCCTCATCGAATACGACGGCACCGACTTCGCCGGCTGGCAACGCCAACCCGGCCAGCGCACGGTGCAGGGTGCGATCGAGGACGCCATCGCCGCAATGACCGGCGAGACCGTGCTGGTGCGCGGCGCCGGCCGCACCGACGCGGGCGTGCACGCCGCCGGCCAGGTGGCGAACCTGACGCTGGAGGCGGCCATCCCCACACTCGGTCTTCTGCGCGGACTCAATTCGATCCTGCCGCCCGACATCGCCCTGCTGGACGTCGCCGAGGCGCCGGCCGACTTTGACGCTCGTTTTTCGGCGCGCGGGAAAATCTATCGCTATCAGGTCTGGAACCATCTGGTGCGTTCGCCGCTGCGGGCCCGGCGCAGCTGGCACTACCGCGGGAAGCTTGATCTCGACATCATGCGCGCCGCCGCCCAGGCTCTGTGCGGCGAACACGACTTTCGCGCCTTCCGCGCCAGCGACTGCGAACGCCGCACCACCGTGCGCGTGGTCCGCCGATTGGAGGTCGACTGCCTGGAAAATTTGCTGTCGCTGGAGGTCGAGGCGACCGCGTTTTTGAAAAACATGGTGCGCATCCTGGTCGGCACGCTGGTCGACATCGGGCGCGGCCGCATCGCCCCCACCATCATCGCCCGCATGCTGGAGACCGGCGACCGCACCATCGGCGGCGTGACGGCGCCACCGCAAGGACTGACGCTGGTGAAGGTGTTTTACTGA